Genomic segment of Coffea arabica cultivar ET-39 chromosome 1e, Coffea Arabica ET-39 HiFi, whole genome shotgun sequence:
ATAATTACATGTATAACTTGTGATCTGGTAAAATCGTTCATACAATCTAGAATATACAGATGCTTTTTCCAGCAATGCTGACAAATTAGCATTGGCATGGAGCCCTTAGACAAGCCCGATTGTGAGCTTCACGGAACCTGATCATTTTCTTTCCACATATAGCAAGTCCATCTTTGATCCTCCACCTTTTTGATGGGAACAGGTAATATGGAAATACAATAAATAATTAACATATATTTTCCATGACCTGATATTTTGCCGGTTAGAGTGATCACTGCAGCTTCAGCTTGCTCGCAGTGAAAACAGATCGTCAAGTTGTCTCTCAATCTAGAGCGGAGGTGGATGCAAATGTTGTGCTGAATTTTGTGCATCAGTTAATTCCTTTCTGAGTAACGCAGCATAGAGAAGTTCGTTCCATGAATCAGGAACACCAGGCAGGCACCAGTGGCTACAGTCTTGCCGATGGAGAGGAGCTGGTCCGGCCTTGGGCCCTAAATAATACAAAGATGAGTGACCATCTTTCCTCTGAGACGTCATTCGTGACACATTCAGTAGTTCTACATTCTGCAATTCAGACTTCTTTATGAGATTCACAAACACATCAGTTGTTGTTCTTACTTCAACTGATGTTTCAGATGGCAATCGTGATGAAACCAATTCAGGCAGTGTCTCCAGATGACAGCTACCACCAGTCTTCCAGTCCCCACCTCTGTTCATTTGAGTGATTCGTTAATTGCTTATTTTGTGAACAAGGTAAAAATGATCACAGAACAGAGAACTACTGGCTAACCCCCTGTCCTGACATGAGTCTGAAAGGAATTGAGGTGAAAAGTCTGAGCAGTAAATCATCTTAATTGATATCCTATGTATAACAAGGATTTCAAGTATCTAGCTTGGTACCATTCAATGGACCACGCCTGATACCCGATCATAGTAGAAAACCTGAATGATACAACTGAGCGACTTCTATAAATGGTAAAACACATTTGGTTAATCCAGTCTTCGCAACAACAGAACAAATTAGACAAACCTGAAATGTACAGGAGCATAGCTGCGGAAAAATACGTGTGTCTTCTTTAGATTGACCTCACGCCTTATCCAATCAACCAGTGTCTGAATTGACCTGTGAAATGCACTCTGTACGCTCATATCCATCTCAACTTCTGCTCCTTCTTGGAAGTAACAACCCCTGAAGAGTGAAAATGGTGAATGTTCAGATCCAGTAAAGCAGAGAAACCCGACCTTACAGCACTAGGTTTTAATTGAAACATCCCTGGTTTATGTTCTGCATTATTACGTGCCAGAATATGGAAACTAATAATAAAGATGCTCAATCCTGTTTTAACACATTAAGCAGACATCACTCGAGAAAAATATTTACCGAAAAATAGCACGAAAAGACAACTAAATGGAACTATGATCTAGACATCCTATGGGAGTAGTGACTATTTCGCCACTGCTCTCTTATCAACTCATTATTCAGACCATGGTACCTAATCCTAAAAGTTCACCTTAACATTTTTTTCAGCTAATCACCCACAAGCCTAATCAGCAAACATGGTTTCTGTTAATTGCTAGCTTGGCATTGCTATTATAGCAGGAGAATTTAAGGTAAAAGACTTGCATTGAATGGCTTTCCTGGATCCGTCCATTTATGAGAGAGAATTAGCAGCATGAGTGACAAGAAAAGGTGATGGTAAGCCAACAACAAGAGAAATATATCTTACAGGTGACTAATGACCGATTTAGTTGTTTAGTAGGACAGATGAACAAGCAACTCGTTCTCACGCATTTTCCACAACCAGCGGACATAAATATTCCATCAATGaaataaatttcagaaaatctaAAGCCAACTAACAAAGAAGGTTAAAACAAGTTACCCTCTAATAGTTTTCTCATAATTCCACCAGTGCCCACTGTTGAAAACTAGCACATCTGCATCTTTCCAGTTGGAAGAGCTCCAATCCATTTGATCTAGTTTTATAGTCATCTTGACGTTTACTGGAGCTCCAGCAGGTGCACGACCCTGCACTACTAGAAAGGGAGCTCTATAGTACTCAATAGAACAGTTGAAATCCCCGAACTTAAAGCTTAGGGAACCTGAGTGCTTTGTGATTGAATTCCCATTAACTTCATATATTGAGGTCTTATCGGAGACTGCAGAAGACAACATACAAAGAAGGGATTCCCACTGGTTTCTTCCAATTGAGTCCCCAACAAATGCAAGGCGTCTGTTCCTCAAATTTTCCAACATCCTTTTTGCATCAAACCTGTTTCCCAGTGGTGGTGACAAAATTTAGTGAAAAAAATCTTTATCTTACCCTTTCCTAGGAACTCATGTTTCCAACATTAATCAGTCAGTTCGACGACATCAATAAGAAATGAGCCTCAAAGAATGAGATTGCTAGTTTCACATATATTCACTTGGCGGAAGGGATGATGCTTAAGAACATAAAGATTAACTGGTTTTAAGATAATACCATTGTCCAAAACCAGAACTTCTGGTAATTTGGAACTTAATGAAACGCAGTTAAATCATTTTGTCTCATAGAGCTAGAGTCTCATCTGTAATGAAGATGCTGTGCGTGGGAATCATGTACTTCTCTTATGTACACCAAATCCTCTGGCCTCTGCCCACTTAGTTGTCAATATGTAATATTTGATTATCTGAAGCCACAGTATTGAAATTAAGATTGAAACTTGAGACGATTAAAGCACCTTTGTCATCAGTTGATCACAAGATACAAGACGTGCCAAAAAAGGACTGGCACTACAACAGGGCATGACCTTTCCCAGATTACCACTCCAAACGGGGGTAGTAACCATTGTAGGTAGTAAACTAAAGATTGCCTGAAGTCCTATTAAAACCAGtgtcaataaaaaaatttatgatACTGAACATTGAGGAACCTAGAATGGTTATTTGCAAAAACATGTGTGCTGGTAACTTGAAAACTCCCAACAATAACAATTTTCTTGCCTAATTGGCTAGCCATCTCCCAGTTTTCACCATTTTGCAAATCTTTTAGTATATTCTTAGCAATCAAAAGCAAAATGCAAAATGCAAAATACAAGGGAGAAATGTCGGAAAAGAAAGATCAAAAAGAAAACCTGGGCAAGTAGCAATCTTTGGGCTGCCATCGCCACTTAGTATAGAATTTATCAGGCCTGCCATTCTCAGAGCACCGAAATCCGGGATCCAAAAACTTACAATCTTCTGATTGATAGAGAGGATAACTCTCGTCCCACATCCAATTACCATCGAAGATATCACATCCACTACCTCCAGCTTCGAGGAAATTCACTTTCCCATTTCCTAAATCCCCGGGTTCTGCTGACGATGAAGAAAAGGAACTATTGAGACCAAACCAAGTGCGAAGTAAACTGTGGCCATGCAAGCCGAAACCCCTGTTGGCCGTTCTGTAATCCAGTAAAAGaatacaaaaaatcaaacaaaagctGAAGAATAAACAGCCAAAAGCACCAGGAGAAGTGAGCTCAAGAGCGGGGGGCTTCAAGCGCCTGAATTTCTTGAAGAAATCCAAGGGGGACGTTTTGGGGAAGCCTTCAGGTCCCGGTGCTTCCGCTCCTTTACACATTTAGTAGCAAGTAGTACTCGAATTGGAAGAGGGAGGTTGTGGGTTTCTCTTTTTGCAGTGCAGTACTACTTCTGCTCCAGAGCAGGCAAAAAGATGTCTGGGATTGCGGCAGTGAGTTTTGTTCAGTTCAGGAAAGTGCAGGGTAAATGCAGTCTCTCAAAAGACgagatgaagatgatgaaaaCAACACACGACATAAAACAACAGTAGCAGTAGTATTCTTTCCAAAACTAAAGagagaaatagaaaatttcGAAAAAACATAAAGCAGTGTGGAAACAAAAGAAGAGGACTAGGATCGAACGTGGGCCCTTGGTAGTGGAGATACGTTCATATATGAGTCGAAAGTCATAAAACGGTACAGAAGAAAAGGTCGTGGGCCTATAGAGAGAGAAGACAGATTGGGAAGATGATGATAGGAGGTGGGGTCCCGAACCTTGACAAGCATTTACACACAAGCATGCAGTTTCTGCACCGGCaaatttgttcttttcttttgtttttttaaatttgttcaATTTCTTTCTTATGATCAGTTTCTCGTTTACTGGCAACTAGTGGGAATACCCGTTCATATGAcattattggaaaaaaaataaaatggtgaacaaataaaggtgaaaaaattttaccaataaaattaaaatataacatctgtttaacaatagtttgaaatataatagAATGTACATATCATTCAAGAACCGTCTTTTTTCGGTTGTATGAGAATTTTTTTATCATTGTATGAGAattgttaacaaaaaaatacaatagttAATATAGAATAACATCAATAGAATTTAATACAATTGTGttgtaatcaaatgaaaaataCGCACCAATTGAATTGTTATTAGTACCCATAGTTAATGAAGTAAttcttatataaatatattttggtaCATGTAGTAATTGGTAAtctacaaaataaaataaattgctAAGTTGTCTATAAATAGCATCAATAGAATGTAATACAATTGGATTGTAATCGAACAATTGTAATACAATTGTATTGTATTGTATCTATAGTTGATTTAGCAAGATAGTGCAGCCAAAAAGTGTGTATGTAAGATGAGTATGACGATATAAGAAACTGTATATTTACCATGATCACGCAAAATCATTGGTGATGTGGATGCCTGGCGATCTTGAGGACAGTtagatttttcatttctttgatctagaaataaaatatatattaaattaaaaatcaatagtttatgtatttattttatgtgTAAATAGTGATACATTGTATGAAAACTGTTaaccaaaaaaatacaataattaaTATAGAAATAGCATCAATAGAATTTAATAGAATTGCAttgtaatcaaatgaaaatgattACAGAGAAGTGGTTACCTGAACTAAGGAATCCAGTTTTAAATGCTCAAAAGTGTCTTGACGATTACACATATGTCAGGGGCTTGGTGAGTTTTTTGCTCCTCTTgaatcaatttcttttttctaattgtAATATATTACTTGCAGGTGTTAAGTAGGACTTGACTCTAACCTTTCGTTTAAGTACTTTAAGCAATGAACTATTTATTCCATGAGTTGAATTGTGCTGTTGCTAGATAGATGAATCACGTAGTTGTAATTGTCATTGttgataaagaaaagaaaggctaGAATGCAATTTTGCCAAAAGGATTTCTGacgaaattaaaaattaatccaattttAATAATGGGCGTATAGTGCTTTAGTTATTAGTAGTATCTGAATTGTTTTTCTCCAATTATAAaccatttttaattattttttttaattatcaataaatctttttttatttcatgcacgatcatttttggaataaaattatgaaaataattatcGTAACACCTAttttatgtgataaatgtgcaataaaaaataattaaaaaaatttcagtaatacaaacaaataaatttttataatatacaATTTATGTTAGAAATAGTAGAACCCTCAATCATTAACCTATACCATCCGCAATTATATAAGCAAGCaatacctttttatctttgcTTTACAGTGTAACAATAAGCAAACAACCGTTCAtaagattttgtaaaaaattttcagaaataatGGATGATCAGAAAATCAATGCAATATCATTCAtgacaaaaagcaaagcaaaagcaaaacatACTTAAAAGGTAGAGGGGACTGACCTGAAAATTAAGCCGGCCGCAAAAAGGTTGATTTCTGTTGGAGTCTCTGCGCATAATATCTTCCACTACTgctcacaaaagaaacaaaatcaatacatttacaaaatcaatagagaacccaaaacaaataagaaactgAGAGAGAGGGTGAGAGAATTAATTCGATAAGTTAATTAAGTCGATCAGTAAAAGGGTTGGAAAAAAATTATAGACATATTATATTATTGGAAATAatcgaaaataaaaaaattacaatatgGGGAATAATATTTAAAGAAAACACAGTACcggaatttttgaattttgatgcGAACGACGTTTTAATCAGTGTAGCCTGGATTTTGTCCTTCGGATTTGatttgagatttttctttcGTCAGCGCAAACTTATTGAAACTTTTTCAATTGGTGTGTGGAATCGTTACGGTGTATGTTTCGTTTTCTAAGCAGATATTTCCTCCTTTGCAATCTTGCGAGTTTGAAATCTAGTTGTTGTTGAAATGCTTGTAGGCGGACATATTCTATGGTGAGGAAACTTTAGATGGGTTCCCTACAAATTTTGAgtgaaattttttaatatattaaataataggACAACTTGAATTTGGGACAGCAGATAAGTGGGGCAAAGGTGAAAAAACACAATAATACTAATCAATAGCTAAATGAGCAGGGTCACTTACTGAAAGGTAGTCACCGCCGGCTTCGTGATGTCTGCCGAAGGTTCAAGAAAAGAAGTATGATGCGTACTAAGAAGAGCACCGGAGTTCTGGTACCAGGATGGGATAGCTTTCAGGTATTTTCCTGTGTTATGTGAAGACGcaattttgaattaaaaaaaaatgggtcaTTAAGAGATAGTTGGAGTGGACTGttaattggagtgggaaacgTGGAAAAATTTGTATGAGTGATTGTATGATAATTTAAGATAGTGGGATAGTGGGAGTGAGATAGTGGAAATATTGATTGGTGATAAGgtgggttataacccactacttttttatctattaaaataaatacaaaaatctagaaaaaagtaTGACAAGTTTAGAAGACATTGAGAGGGTTTCTGCTAAAAACCCCTTCctgaatacatatagatatagattggCAAACGAGGAAAAAGAAGTCCTTTCTAGCTTTTATTCATCTGGCAGAGCTGGttcctttctcttttctcctgtTCTGAGGTTTACAGCCGCTAAATCTTTCAGGTTCtcacaccttttttttttggtcttcttCTTTGGCTAGCAACGAGTTACATGGGTTTGTATAGAGAGTATTATTtgatataattattataatttttttatgatgtgatatatgcgtaaataaaaatataattgggaatttaaaaaaataaattaaaaaatatatttacaatGCAAGCGATAGCTCAATTTTGTCATATTTGGTTTGCatgtaaacatatttttcaattcacctttttatctcacatacgttattttttgtgttacatacttatttcaaataatattttaaataatactctatccagcAAAATTAAGTACACCCACATGTTAtcaaaagaagatgaaaaagGTAGCGTGCATCTATCATCTCTTTATTGCTGACTTATCACAGAGAAACTGTGCCCCAAAATAGAGAGATAATCACTAGTGGGAGAGTGATAAATGATAATGGCACGTTCTATTAATTAATGCGTGTGATATAATTGAGAGTGTGTATTTATCatagattatttgggataatgttttgaaaaatataatgtGAGATAAAATGGTGGTTAAAAAATTGTATTGATgatttaaacaaataaaattatccaaataatttagaattcaaacaaaaattatgtATAGTTAATAACCAGTTACTACAACCATGATGGATAGTATTAAATGATTCATAATTGAACAAACAAAACAAGATTTGGATAACTAGGCCATATTCGGTGACCAAATGATAACTATAGATTAAACATTTGTTCACTTAAATACGTGACGGAATTTTtgtttatcattattattattatgaataTCATGGGCGAGTATTTGCACCGAATTGAATTAACTTGAAAGTTGAGTGCAACAGAGTCACGGTCTTAATAATATCCTTGATTTAGGAAAAGTTTTAATCACATAAATGTTTCATACGTATGGAATCAACTTTTGATTTTATCGTCCAAATGCAATTGGTTAAAAACTTATAAAAATGCAAACACAAAACAGTGGTTAATTGAGCGCACGAACGATGGATGCGGACGCAGATGGAGACGATGATAAGGCGGCCAAAAATGAACAAGAGTGGACAAAAGGTGCTGTGCGTACGGAAGAAAGGGCGGGAATCAAGGGAACGTGAAGAGACGAGCGGAGTTGTGGTGGCTAAGGCGGCTAGAGCTGTAAACGAATCGAATTGCTTATGAGCGAGTCGAGTTAAAGTTCGTCTCGAGTTCGAACTGATCAAATCGAATTCGGACTCGAATTCgagtttaaaatattaaattcgtTAGTTCGGGgaatttaaatatatatttatttattttaatagtaaaattacatatatatttttaatattttattatttattaaaaaaattaaatatttgttgtttttattagaTTAATTTCCAGAAAAGTGAGGCTCACGAATCAAAAATTCGAGTTACATTACGAGTTGACAATTCGAGCTGCTCGCGAGTCAGAAATCGAGCTACAGCTTGCGAGCCTtgtcgactcgagctcgagtctGGCTTTTCTTtggtcgagtcgagctcgagctcaatttTCTTGGCTCGTCCAGTTCGAGTTCGAATTCGAGTCTATCTGTTATTAAGTCAAGCTCGACTCGATAAATCCAAAACTAGATTCGATTCgattcgattcgtttgcaaccctagcACGGACAATGCTTCTTGACAGGTAATGCTCTGCGACTATTACAAACTAGTGCAAATTAAAAACTATTTCTCATGACATTCTGGCATTCTCACTCTTGTGTTTGGACGGCGGACCAAGACCATGTCCCTCGTAAaattaaattgataaaatttatttctaaCTTAAGTTTTTGATCACTTTTTTGTGAATTCACCATGTGACTCAcatatgatcattttttaggagTAAAAATGCTAGATCTAATTTGTAAGTAAATAAACTGCTcaatttatattcatttttgtcttttaaaaaaaatgaattacaGCGGCACTCCTATCTTATGCACTTTCAGAGTCCAAATTACTGCGACAGTTATCATCTAAACATACATCACAAATTACTACACTTTGTTAAGTAGTGGTAATAAATTTGACTTTTTGCAAGTAACTAAAGTGAAGAAAACTTGCTAGTCATTACTATGTAATATTACCGACAAATAAACCACCGTTTTGTTATTATTCTCACAAAccgataaatttatatttttgatGGTATTATTGTCATAGCAGTTATAGTAGGCAACGACCGTTTGCCGACCAATTAATTTGAAAAGATAAATTAATAGTACTCGAAAGGACCTTGTAATATCTAGAATTTATATCAGGAGACAAGACAGCAAACCTCACCTTCACGATCCAcgtattaataaaaaataaaatagtcatATTGAGACGAAAATGGGATGGTCAACTTAGATTTAGTATGTAATTTATCCGCAATGGATCTTTTGTCCTACACTTTGTACCATTCTTTgtctcattttttattatattgctattttttcTACATAAATAccatattttaattcttttttttgtttccttaagatccaataactattaactgaataaaaaatcaatacaacagcttcaaaaaagtaatatataatagaaaattaaaaaatacagcaaaaaattcataaaaaaatctcattttttatgcattttgattttttgagtttgttaaattttgtatattactCAGTTAATaattattggatcttaagaaaacaaaaaagaactaaaatatgatgtttatataagagaaatagcaatataataaaaaatgggacaaaaaatgacataaaatgtgggacagaagattcGTTACGTAATTTATCGCGTGAAAGCTCAGTCATACACCTCAGAAAGAAAGTCAAaaggatcatatggttagactGACAGAGGAACAAAATTATTGAGGCCATGCGGAGTTCATCAATAGTAATCCGCAAATTGCTTATCCTCAGTTGTTGCCATCAATCAAATCGTTAGTTAAGTCGATACCCCACGTTAAATGAGAATCTTAGTTGCTAACTAAGATTGAAGCAGTTTTGGACAGAAATCTTTTTGCTTATCAGCTGACAATCTTTCAAAGAAAAAGAGGAGTAGTACTACTCATCAATCCAATCCAGTGGTAGATTTTTACAGGTAGAGAAGCATCAGAAGAAGTGATCACACTTGCAGGGTTCACAAAAAGTAGTAACAGAATGTCATACATACTGCAATGCCACctaaaataaaaattctatCCAACCTGCTTTCATTTCTCATCTTTTCCTCTTTTAGTTCACTCTGCACCTTCGAGTACAGAAGACAAGACTCGAGGGCCTCGCTATAATTTTTGCTCCTCCTGCAGCTCAGTGCTTCTTTTAGGACAAGCAAACTGTTTCTGCCATTTACATGAGCACCTTCCATATCTTCCAGTTGCATGCTCAGTTCTGTCAACTTGAGAGTTGTCTGGACTCCAATCCCCTCCGTATGGATCACCCTAAACCTCATTAAAAGGATGCATTCGACTGCAGGACATGGAAGAATGTCCTTGGCAGGAAGAACGGATCCAAATCTTATCAAAAAATCCTTGTCAGTTGGCCAATGTCTCTGCCCTCCGAGAGAGCTCCAGCTTGAGAGATTAGCAGCCTGCTTAATTTTGCTGTTCACAAGAATCCAACTTAAGCGGATTCCATCGTGGAGATCTTGCCAAAGCTTCCcgtctttcctttctttttccattgATGTGATCGGAGGCAATCCGTCTGAAACAGAGAGCTTTACTTCACCAGCATGGTCATCATCCCTGGCAGAGTTGGTGAGCAGATCAATCCGGAAAGGACAATTGAAAAACCAACCATTCAAGCCGTTAGCATTTGGGATGCCCCAAAGGACTTTCGAGCAGATGGTTTGGTCCTTGTACCTTATATCCACTATAGAAACAAAATCTGATGGTGAGAAAGTTTCCAGTTCATCCATATCATCATAGTAATCAGCTTCATTCCATTCTTCAGGATGGTGAAGATAGTCATTAAACCGAAACTCGGGAACTTCCTTGTTCACTATAAGAGGGAAACAATCAGCATAGAACTTTTTAAATCCACCAATAGATGATATCAGACTTCTGACATCATCCCTGCTTGTTGAGGGCCACATGGAAGAGCAAACATTTTCCCATAATCTCTCTTCCTTTGAGATGGAGGAAAATGCTGCGCAAGCACATGCTGCACCAGCCAATGTTGCACCATC
This window contains:
- the LOC113733770 gene encoding protein trichome birefringence-like 10 isoform X1, producing the protein MCKGAEAPGPEGFPKTSPLDFFKKFRRLKPPALELTSPGAFGCLFFSFCLIFCILLLDYRTANRGFGLHGHSLLRTWFGLNSSFSSSSAEPGDLGNGKVNFLEAGGSGCDIFDGNWMWDESYPLYQSEDCKFLDPGFRCSENGRPDKFYTKWRWQPKDCYLPRFDAKRMLENLRNRRLAFVGDSIGRNQWESLLCMLSSAVSDKTSIYEVNGNSITKHSGSLSFKFGDFNCSIEYYRAPFLVVQGRAPAGAPVNVKMTIKLDQMDWSSSNWKDADVLVFNSGHWWNYEKTIRGGCYFQEGAEVEMDMSVQSAFHRSIQTLVDWIRREVNLKKTHVFFRSYAPVHFRGGDWKTGGSCHLETLPELVSSRLPSETSVEVRTTTDVFVNLIKKSELQNVELLNVSRMTSQRKDGHSSLYYLGPKAGPAPLHRQDCSHWCLPGVPDSWNELLYAALLRKELTDAQNSAQHLHPPPL
- the LOC113733770 gene encoding protein trichome birefringence-like 11 isoform X2; amino-acid sequence: MCKGAEAPGPEGFPKTSPLDFFKKFRRLKPPALELTSPGAFGCLFFSFCLIFCILLLDYRTANRGFGLHGHSLLRTWFGLNSSFSSSSAEPGDLGNGKVNFLEAGGSGCDIFDGNWMWDESYPLYQSEDCKFLDPGFRCSENGRPDKFYTKWRWQPKDCYLPRFDAKRMLENLRNRRLAFVGDSIGRNQWESLLCMLSSAVSDKTSIYEVNGNSITKHSGSLSFKFGDFNCSIEYYRAPFLVVQGRAPAGAPVNVKMTIKLDQMDWSSSNWKDADVLVFNSGHWWNYEKTIRGGCYFQEGAEVEMDMSVQSAFHRSIQTLVDWIRREVNLKKTHVFFRSYAPVHFRGGDWKTGGSCHLETLPELVSSRLPSETSVEGPRPDQLLSIGKTVATGACLVFLIHGTNFSMLRYSERN
- the LOC113733781 gene encoding F-box protein At2g27310-like codes for the protein MASLSSDLFYDILRRLDGATLAGAACACAAFSSISKEERLWENVCSSMWPSTSRDDVRSLISSIGGFKKFYADCFPLIVNKEVPEFRFNDYLHHPEEWNEADYYDDMDELETFSPSDFVSIVDIRYKDQTICSKVLWGIPNANGLNGWFFNCPFRIDLLTNSARDDDHAGEVKLSVSDGLPPITSMEKERKDGKLWQDLHDGIRLSWILVNSKIKQAANLSSWSSLGGQRHWPTDKDFLIRFGSVLPAKDILPCPAVECILLMRFRVIHTEGIGVQTTLKLTELSMQLEDMEGAHVNGRNSLLVLKEALSCRRSKNYSEALESCLLYSKVQSELKEEKMRNESRLDRIFILGGIAVCMTFCYYFL